From the Ciona intestinalis chromosome 2, KH, whole genome shotgun sequence genome, one window contains:
- the LOC100182801 gene encoding uncharacterized protein LOC100182801 isoform X1, translating into MDETGESGFRPYAIIYMVVVTLFLYFISSYIAYRRDSKELKQCKIFYLEQPKSTGIAYCFSFTVNKRFCDDKEQDLVFRLGGAKNNGPLLHFRDFDNNLFQSGQVVNIGFYLPVDIGDLENIEIACVNNNNSNDDGNDLLSISHIAVRKFQKINCDDSAALDFMPKHIRTWQQDFTGAKSKHCEKAILQAGQTKSFYLEEIQQFGQDSLVKFMWQHYLFSMSTKWHQVWSEYSCLDYMLVMCLDVLAITAIISTYYAYGQQACSFNINMNDVSSYERTTNWLDENWTCLVSISWMSLTCSLSIIPLSMIWWRLFQFIGGKGFTDNLLKSYLEKCNDDYENNKTDFLILRTLESKSVYEDTCMTTKRLLREEPVITNCSTDDISLHNLAYVRTKMGQTVLQGDEPDRKIVKRSNYVSAGGKPNIMSGSKFGMDGTVSTNSSQYSERLVQQKNATIYDCSVVAECFDFKKDSEVNDVYGGSFNDCKCCLKKCRKEAEMSPKTYLNNRTIGDVEQIVSKPTYLETFLTKTPESNIQINNETKISLTDPWPDYDSVSIPIMVPKPGIKRKIQVKILSFFFLLAVQFGEIITVTALENEANLFFHPTEMQREAGIQNRTNGALLSCVLAYIFYLAITLQVLALITTLLKLVVEKRNK; encoded by the exons aTGGATGAAACTGGCGAAAGTGGTTTTAGGCCGTATGCAATTATATATATGGTCGTAGTCactttatttttgtacttTATATCATCTTATATTGCGTATAGAAGAGACAGCAAAGAACTAAAACAG tgcaAAATCTTTTATTTGGAACAACCAAAATCAACCGGCATTGCTTACTGCTTTTCTTTTACCGTCAATAAAAGATTTTGTGATGACAAGGAACAAGACCTGGTTTTTCGATTGGGCGGGGCCAAAAATAACGGACCATTATTACACTTCAGGGATTTTGACAATAATCTTTTTCA ATCTGGTCAAGTGGTAAACATTGGATTTTATCTACCTGTGGACATTGGTGATTTGGAAAACATTGAGATTGCTtgtgttaataataataattcaaaTGATGATGGCAACGATTTGCTTTCCATATCACATATTGCGGTTCGAAAATTCCAAAA AATAAACTGTGATGATTCTGCAGCACTAGATTTTATGCCAAAGCATATTAGAACATGGCAACAAGATTTCACAG GTGCTAAATCCAAGCATTGTGAAAAGGCCATTCTACAAGCTGGCCAgacaaaatctttttatttggaagaaattCAACA aTTTGGTCAAGATTCATTAGTCAAGTTCATGTGGCAGCACTACTTATTTTCCATGTCTACAAAATGGCATCAAGTTTGGAGCGAATATTCTTGTTTGGATTATATGCTGGTGATGTGTCTTGATGTTTTGGCAATCACAGCAATTATATCAACTTACTATGCATATG GCCAACAAGCTTGCAGTTTCAACATCAACATGAACGATGTTTCTTCATATGAACGAACTACTAATTGGTTGGATGAAAACTGGACATGTTTGGTCTCCATATCATGGATGTCGTTAACGTGTTCATTGTCTATTATTCCCTTGTCAATGATTTGGTGGAG ATTATTTCAGTTCATTGGTGGCAAAGGTTTCACAGACAATCTCCTGAAATCCTACTTGGAGAAATGTAATGATGATTacgaaaataacaaaactgattttttaattctacGAACACTTGAAAGCAAAAGCGTATATGAAG ATACTTGCATGACAACAAAACGATTGCTTAGAGAGGAACCGGTGATAACAAACTGTTCCACAGACGATATTTCCCTGCATAACCTTGCGTATGTAAGAACCAAAATGGGGCAAACTGTACTGCAAG GTGATGAACCTGACCGAAAAATTGTCAAGAGAAGTAACTATGTAAGCGCGGGTGGAAAACCAAATATAATGTCTGGATCAAAGTTTGGTATGGATGGAACTGTTTCTACAAATTCTTCGCAATACTCTGAAAGATTAGTTCAACAA aaaaatgccACAATATATGATTGTTCAGTTGTAGCAGAATGCTTTGACTTTAAGAAAGATTCAGAAGTTAATGATGTATATGGCGGTTCATTTAATGATTGCAAATGTTGCTTAAAAAAGTGTCGTAAAGAAGCTGAGATGTCTcctaaaacat ATTTGAATAATAGGACCATAGGGGATGTTGAACAGATTGTATCGAAACCGACATATttggaaacttttttaacaaaaactccCGAAAGTAATATCCAA ataaataATGAAACCAAGATCTCACTTACTGATCCATGGCCAG atTATGATTCTGTGTCAATCCCTATCATGGTCCCCAAACCTGGAATTAAAAGAAAGATTCAAGTTAAAATCctttcatttttctttttattggCTGTACAATTTGGTGAAATTATAACTGTAACTGCGCTGGAAAACGAAGcaaatctattttttcatcCAACTGAAATGCAAAG gGAAGCTGGGATTCAAAACCGCACAAATGGTGCGCTGCTTTCTTGTGTGTTGgcctatatattttacttggCAATTACTTTACAAGTACTCGCTCTAATAACCACTCTACTGAAACTTGTGGttgaaaaaagaaacaaataa
- the LOC100175717 gene encoding dyslexia-associated protein KIAA0319-like protein (The sequence of the model RefSeq protein was modified relative to this genomic sequence to represent the inferred CDS: added 180 bases not found in genome assembly) gives MILLTWLCLVFFGFTDGSNLSTSEMLLEGQQNVDVTTSTTLNAVSTKIMSSYGNVGDISNPFQDLSTPQTILNTTDLPHTLPPPTTPSITSETEVSTRQDREIVVIVSGNKEIQLPQDKVELTAQAVGNPVVGFEYKWKLIDNPIDFDGMQAGKQDSTLKLSSLTAGKYKFKVIATDLNRYGEAFVNVTVLEAPRINQPPLAVITPSSDQILTLPNDATVLDGSKSSDDDGIVSYHWKLVEGPLQSDEGENTLQDGRILKLEHLIAGSYTYKLTVTDTDGRTNSTIAHILVNKKIDNKPIANAGIQQLITLPQDSAVLCGNGSKDDWGIESYEWSLSPDSPKQVVDLQDSRSECLLLSNLEVGEYKFQLVVTDSAKQSDTATVSVIVHPESNHPPVANAGTAQEIISPLAQDEESSEATLNGTMSSDDKGITSSEWLQTSGPATTIVEPGKLVTKVFGLTKAGTYEFKLTVHDSGGLEDSDTVNIVITPEKPPRINIGNDLHLTLPDNAVTLDGSRVVDDYGIQSFLWELDPSSPAAGHILNNTDQTAVLQMSGLVEGKYKFKLTVKNKRGREASKEVNVIVAQNPSLNYLVELHIAQPVKTFTFAQLQKVIEQVQLYLELSGKPEVIVHSVYPIHSTGHIVVLFTAKRPDRTFLSAINVVETLNSKFGSSSTVSDVEVLLVDTYICENKCSNHGKCHSGSKQCQCDVFWMQDFLRVYFGDGKRNCDWSILYVVIVILIIIIGVCLLLYFITCFFIRRRKQNRVSKKKNYILLENGKSSSKNNSNGYKRKNGYKKTGRNKTTSLMRSMTSSSNEDQTVFEKRKLINKPKGRRLKNSNHKMNQVKERKTLVELQDELLDKDNSDNSFDGFGLDGDHQMTLDQNDFAKEIL, from the exons ATGATTCTTCTGACTTGGTTATGTCTTGTTTTCTTTGGATTTACag ATTTACCTCATACACTTCCACCACCAACAACTCCAAGTATAACGAGTGAAACGGAAGTAAGCACTCGCCAAGATCGTGAAATTGTGGTTATAGTAAGCGGGAATAAAGAAATTCAACTACCTCAAGATAAAGTAGAACTTACAGCACAAGCGGTTGGAAACCCAGTAGTTG GCTTTGAATATAAATGGAAATTGATTGATAATCCCATTGATTTTGATGGGATGCAGGCAGGCAAGCAAGACAGTACATTGAAACTTAGTTCACTCACGGCGGGAAAATATAAGTTCAAG GTAATAGCAACAGATTTAAACAGATATGGTGAAGCATTTGTGAATGTGACTGTGTTAGAAGCACCTCGAATAAACCAACCACCATTAGCAGTCATAACACCATCTTCTGATCAAATCCTTACACTTCCTAATGATGCAACTGTTTTAGATGGCTCAA AGTCATCAGATGATGATGGTATCGTCTCATATCATTGGAAACTTGTTGAAGGACCCTTGCAAAGTGATGAAGGGGAAAATACATTACAAGATGGCAGG ATTTTAAAGCTTGAACATTTGATAGCTGGTAGTTACACATACAAACTAACCGTCACAGACACGGATGGTCGCACAAATTCAACCATTGCTCATATCCTCGTTAACAAAA AAATTGACAACAAACCAATAGCAAATGCAGGGATACAACAATTAATTACATTACCCCAAGACAGTGCTGTGTTGTGTGGTAATGGAAGCAAGGATGATTGGGGGATAGAAAGTTATGAATGGTCGTTGAGTCCTGATAGTCCAAAGCAAGTTGTGGACTTGCAA gATTCAAGATCTGAATGTCTTCTGCTATCAAACCTTGAAGTTGGGGAATATAAGTTTCAACTTGTTGTCACTGACAGTGCTAAACAGTCTGACACTGCAACTGTATCAGTTATAGTTCATCCT gaaTCAAATCACCCACCGGTCGCAAATGCTGGAACCGCACAGGAAATTATTTCCCCTCTTGCTCAAGATGAAGAGTCATCAGAAGCAACACTTAATGGAACTATGAGCAGTGATGACAAGGGAATTACTTCTTCAGAGTGGCTGCAAACTAG TGGTCCTGCAACAACCATAGTTGAACCTGGGAAATTAGTCACAAAAGTATTTGGTTTAACAAAAGCTGGAACATATGAATTCAAACTCACGGTGCATGACAGTGGAGGCTTGGAGGATTCAGACACTGTCAATATAGTTATTACACCAG AGAAACCACCAAGGATTAATATTGGAAATGATCTTCACCTTACGTTACCTGATAATGCAGTAACACTTGATGGCAGTAGAGTGGTTGATGATTATGGCATTCAAAGTTTTCTTTGGGAACTTGACCCATCAAGTCCTGCAGCAGGG CATATTCTGAACAATACAGACCAAACAGCAGTTCTACAAATGTCTGGTCTTGTGGaaggaaaatataaatttaaacttactgttaaaaataaacgcGGACGAGAGGCATCAAAAGAAGTAAATGTCATTGTTGCACAAAATCCATCACTTAATTATTTG GTTGAACTTCACATTGCTCAGCCAGTGAAAACATTTACATTTGCTCAACTTCAAAAAGTTATTGAGCAAGTTCAACTTTATTTGGAATTATCTGGAAAACCAGAAGTGATTGTTCATTCTGTTTACCCAATACATTCCACAGGACA tATTGTGGTGTTATTTACTGCCAAGCGACCAGACCGGACATTCTTGTCAGCCATAAATGTTGTAGAGACACTGAACTCCAAATTTGGCTCCAGTAGTACAGTATCTGATGTTGAAGTATTATTGGTGGACACTTACA TTTGTGAAAACAAATGTTCCAATCACGGGAAATGTCATTCTGGTTCAAAGCAATGTCAGTGTGATGTATTTTGGATGCAAGATTTTCTCCGGGTTTATTTTGGTGATGGAAAGCGGAATTGTG ATTGGAGCATTCTATACGTGGTTATTGTGATCTTAATCATCATTATTGGAGTGTGtcttcttttatattttattacatgctTCTTTATAAG AAGGCGAAAACAAAATCGGGtttcaaaaaagaaaaattacattttactaGAGAACGGAAAATCTTCCtcaaaaaacaattcaaatgGATACAAACGTAAAA ATGGTTACAAGAAAACAGGAAGAAATAAAACTACAAGCTTAATGAGAAGTATGACCTCATCATCCAATGAGGACCAAACAGTTTTTGAAAAACGTAAATTAATCAACAAACCCAAGGGACGAcgattaaaaaattcaaatcatAAAATGAATCAAGTCAAAGAACGAAAAACTTTAGTAGAGCTTCAAGATGAGTTGTTAGATAAAGATAACTCTGATAATTCATTTGATGGATTTGGTTTAGATGGAGATCACCAAATGACTTTAGATCAAAACGATTTTGCCAAagagattttataa
- the LOC100182801 gene encoding uncharacterized protein LOC100182801 isoform X2 gives MDETGESGFRPYAIIYMVVVTLFLYFISSYIAYRRDSKELKQCKIFYLEQPKSTGIAYCFSFTVNKRFCDDKEQDLVFRLGGAKNNGPLLHFRDFDNNLFQSGQVVNIGFYLPVDIGDLENIEIACVNNNNSNDDGNDLLSISHIAVRKFQKINCDDSAALDFMPKHIRTWQQDFTGQQACSFNINMNDVSSYERTTNWLDENWTCLVSISWMSLTCSLSIIPLSMIWWRLFQFIGGKGFTDNLLKSYLEKCNDDYENNKTDFLILRTLESKSVYEDTCMTTKRLLREEPVITNCSTDDISLHNLAYVRTKMGQTVLQGDEPDRKIVKRSNYVSAGGKPNIMSGSKFGMDGTVSTNSSQYSERLVQQKNATIYDCSVVAECFDFKKDSEVNDVYGGSFNDCKCCLKKCRKEAEMSPKTYLNNRTIGDVEQIVSKPTYLETFLTKTPESNIQINNETKISLTDPWPDYDSVSIPIMVPKPGIKRKIQVKILSFFFLLAVQFGEIITVTALENEANLFFHPTEMQREAGIQNRTNGALLSCVLAYIFYLAITLQVLALITTLLKLVVEKRNK, from the exons aTGGATGAAACTGGCGAAAGTGGTTTTAGGCCGTATGCAATTATATATATGGTCGTAGTCactttatttttgtacttTATATCATCTTATATTGCGTATAGAAGAGACAGCAAAGAACTAAAACAG tgcaAAATCTTTTATTTGGAACAACCAAAATCAACCGGCATTGCTTACTGCTTTTCTTTTACCGTCAATAAAAGATTTTGTGATGACAAGGAACAAGACCTGGTTTTTCGATTGGGCGGGGCCAAAAATAACGGACCATTATTACACTTCAGGGATTTTGACAATAATCTTTTTCA ATCTGGTCAAGTGGTAAACATTGGATTTTATCTACCTGTGGACATTGGTGATTTGGAAAACATTGAGATTGCTtgtgttaataataataattcaaaTGATGATGGCAACGATTTGCTTTCCATATCACATATTGCGGTTCGAAAATTCCAAAA AATAAACTGTGATGATTCTGCAGCACTAGATTTTATGCCAAAGCATATTAGAACATGGCAACAAGATTTCACAG GCCAACAAGCTTGCAGTTTCAACATCAACATGAACGATGTTTCTTCATATGAACGAACTACTAATTGGTTGGATGAAAACTGGACATGTTTGGTCTCCATATCATGGATGTCGTTAACGTGTTCATTGTCTATTATTCCCTTGTCAATGATTTGGTGGAG ATTATTTCAGTTCATTGGTGGCAAAGGTTTCACAGACAATCTCCTGAAATCCTACTTGGAGAAATGTAATGATGATTacgaaaataacaaaactgattttttaattctacGAACACTTGAAAGCAAAAGCGTATATGAAG ATACTTGCATGACAACAAAACGATTGCTTAGAGAGGAACCGGTGATAACAAACTGTTCCACAGACGATATTTCCCTGCATAACCTTGCGTATGTAAGAACCAAAATGGGGCAAACTGTACTGCAAG GTGATGAACCTGACCGAAAAATTGTCAAGAGAAGTAACTATGTAAGCGCGGGTGGAAAACCAAATATAATGTCTGGATCAAAGTTTGGTATGGATGGAACTGTTTCTACAAATTCTTCGCAATACTCTGAAAGATTAGTTCAACAA aaaaatgccACAATATATGATTGTTCAGTTGTAGCAGAATGCTTTGACTTTAAGAAAGATTCAGAAGTTAATGATGTATATGGCGGTTCATTTAATGATTGCAAATGTTGCTTAAAAAAGTGTCGTAAAGAAGCTGAGATGTCTcctaaaacat ATTTGAATAATAGGACCATAGGGGATGTTGAACAGATTGTATCGAAACCGACATATttggaaacttttttaacaaaaactccCGAAAGTAATATCCAA ataaataATGAAACCAAGATCTCACTTACTGATCCATGGCCAG atTATGATTCTGTGTCAATCCCTATCATGGTCCCCAAACCTGGAATTAAAAGAAAGATTCAAGTTAAAATCctttcatttttctttttattggCTGTACAATTTGGTGAAATTATAACTGTAACTGCGCTGGAAAACGAAGcaaatctattttttcatcCAACTGAAATGCAAAG gGAAGCTGGGATTCAAAACCGCACAAATGGTGCGCTGCTTTCTTGTGTGTTGgcctatatattttacttggCAATTACTTTACAAGTACTCGCTCTAATAACCACTCTACTGAAACTTGTGGttgaaaaaagaaacaaataa